A window from Primulina eburnea isolate SZY01 chromosome 2, ASM2296580v1, whole genome shotgun sequence encodes these proteins:
- the LOC140819890 gene encoding putative serine/threonine-protein kinase-like protein CCR3 has product MKTPFLPVVAAVFLLSGAVSLLPPLAKALGGSSSTLAAVYGSTTTICSIVAQQPVQQIQCWRDGLLLPPILPTTSFEGVAGGRDTLCGVLSGGLRLLCWDTTTFSFKRIYNSTTSSLTSLTIGDTEICALTNVTAPENAICWRPYRVPSSGNSRFSMISSGYDFSCGILENNNRVLCWGNNNFSSFIQSEFSNLSITNIQVGGRHACGIDDSGFVVCKGNNDTGQLNVPSDVANEYRALALGENHSCAIRRGDRTVICWGGNGEFSSNITVGISFESIVASSNFSCGLTTRNFSVICWGIGWPNSSGIELPLQKTLPWPCVETSCQCNVYPDSSTLCSGNGHICRPCDDPVLIPENPPSFLPPPPVIISPPSSPSRGLRRGLLALAIVGLVGGLVGVCTVAYCLWTGVCFGKKKIHNSVQPTMSVANAAQQSSSTPSSRSSTLRRQGSILMRRQRSGTSSKQPDRAEEFLFSELVSATNNFAFENKIGGGSFGGVYKGKLHDGREVAIKRGDTGSKEKKFQEKERAFESELAFLSRLHHKHLVGLIGYCEERDERLLVYEYMENGSLHDHLHGKSNVVKSSSVVNSWKMRINISLDAARGIEYLHNYAVPPIIHRDIKSSNILLDANFLARVSDFGLSLNGPENDREFRQMKAAGTIGYIDPEYYGLNILTAKSDVYGLGVMLLELLTGKKAIFKNAENGGSPVNLVDYTVPMIEAGELAKILDSRVGPPEMNESEAVELMANTAVHCVRLEGKDRLTMSDVVVNLERALALCDSRGSFSSSPLSILSD; this is encoded by the coding sequence ATGAAGACTCCATTTTTACCGGTCGTCGCCGCCGTATTTCTCCTATCTGGTGCCGTCTCGCTTCTGCCGCCATTAGCCAAAGCCCTAGGAGGCTCTAGCTCCACACTCGCAGCAGTGTACGGTTCCACCACCACTATCTGCAGCATAGTGGCGCAGCAACCTGTCCAACAAATTCAATGCTGGCGGGACGGCCTGCTTCTCCCGCCCATCCTCCCCACAACCTCATTCGAAGGAGTCGCCGGTGGTCGAGACACCCTTTGCGGCGTTCTCTCCGGCGGCCTCAGACTCCTGTGCTGGGACACCACCACCTTTTCCTTCAAAAGAATTTACAACAGCACCACGTCTTCATTGACTTCTCTGACGATCGGTGACACTGAAATTTGTGCGTTAACCAATGTTACTGCTCCGGAAAACGCCATTTGCTGGAGACCGTATCGTGTTCCTTCATCTGGGAATTCACGATTTAGCATGATTTCATCTGGTTATGATTTTTCTTGCGGAATTTTGGAGAATAACAACCGGGTTCTTTGTTGGGGGAACAacaatttttcttcttttataCAATCAGAGTTTTCAAATTTATCAATAACAAATATTCAGGTTGGTGGAAGGCATGCTTGTGGCATAGATGATTCAGGATTTGTAGTTTGCAAAGGGAATAATGATACCGGTCAATTGAATGTGCCATCGGATGTCGCAAACGAGTACAGGGCACTAGCTTTAGGCGAAAATCACAGCTGTGCAATCAGAAGAGGGGACAGAACAGTGATTTGTTGGGGTGGAAATGGCGAATTTTCAAGCAATATTACAGTTGGAATTTCATTTGAATCCATTGTTGCAAGCTCGAATTTTTCTTGTGGATTGACAACAAGAAATTTTTCAGTAATTTGTTGGGGTATCGGTTGGCCAAATTCTTCAGGGATTGAGTTGCCTTTACAAAAGACACTTCCGTGGCCATGTGTTGAGACTTCTTGTCAATGTAATGTATATCCTGACTCGTCAACACTTTGTTCTGGAAATGGACATATTTGTCGGCCTTGTGATGATCCCGTTTTGATTCCGGAAAACCCACCATCATTTCTTCCACCACCGCCAGTCATTATTTCTCCCCCTTCTTCCCCTTCTAGAGGGCTTAGAAGGGGTTTACTGGCTTTAGCAATAGTTGGATTGGTAGGTGGATTGGTGGGTGTTTGTACGGTGGCATATTGTTTGTGGACCGGTGTTTGTTTTGGGAAGAAAAAGATTCATAATTCTGTGCAGCCAACAATGAGTGTAGCTAATGCTGCTCAACAATCTAGTAGTACTCCATCTTCAAGATCATCTACTCTTAGGCGCCAAGGATCGATTCTCATGAGGCGACAAAGGAGTGGAACATCATCAAAACAACCAGACAGGGCGGAAGAATTCTTGTTTTCAGAGCTTGTATCGGCTACCAATAATTTTGCCTTCGAGAACAAGATCGGTGGAGGGAGTTTTGGCGGTGTCTATAAAGGGAAACTCCATGATGGCCGTGAAGTTGCTATCAAAAGAGGCGATACTGGTTCGAAGGAAAAGAAGTTTCAAGAGAAAGAGAGAGCATTTGAATCTGAATTGGCGTTCTTGTCACGGTTACATCACAAGCATTTGGTTGGTCTAATTGGGTATTGTGAAGAAAGGGATGAAAGACTGTTAGTTTATgagtatatggagaatggatcGCTTCATGATCATTTACATGGCAAGAGCAATGTCGTAAAGAGTAGCAGTGTCGTGAATTCATGGAAAATGAGAATCAATATTTCACTAGACGCAGCTCGTGGCATAGAGTACCTCCACAATTACGCAGTTCCACCAATAATTCATCGAGACATCAAGTCTTCAAACATTTTGCTTGATGCAAATTTCTTAGCAAGAGTGTCTGATTTCGGATTGTCCCTAAATGGGCCAGAAAACGATCGTGAATTCAGACAAATGAAAGCAGCCGGTACCATAGGATACATTGATCCTGAATATTATGGACTCAATATATTGACAGCGAAGAGTGACGTTTATGGTCTTGGAGTCATGTTGCTAGAACTTTTGACAGGGAAGAAGGCTATATTCAAGAATGCCGAAAATGGAGGTTCGCCAGTCAATTTGGTAGACTACACAGTGCCAATGATCGAGGCCGGAGAATTGGCCAAGATCTTGGACTCAAGAGTTGGTCCACCTGAGATGAACGAGTCCGAAGCTGTGGAGCTCATGGCGAACACGGCGGTGCATTGTGTGCGTTTAGAAGGCAAAGATAGACTTACAATGAGTGACGTTGTTGTGAATTTAGAAAGAGCATTGGCTCTCTGTGATAGCCGTGGCAGCTTCTCCAGTAGTCCACTCTCCATCCTCTCAGATTGA
- the LOC140819898 gene encoding phosphoinositide phospholipase C 2-like isoform X2, producing MNAPLSHYFIYTGHNSYLTGNQLSSDCSDVPIINALHRGVRVIELDIWPSSAGDEVDVLHGRTLTTPVQLLKCLRSIKEHAFTASEYPVIITLEDHLTPDLQAKVAEMITQTFGEMLFSPGPESLRQFPTPESLKKRIIISTKPPKEYLKAKVLESKKSDSKNERNSATEAWGKEDKSFKANDDKDYDLDEDVDDEEEDDNEYHKSQQKVAPEYRRLIAIHAGKGKGGMQEWLKVDPDKVRRLSLSEQELEKAIITYGKDIVRFTRRNLLRIYPKGIRFDSSNYNPFIGWAHGAQLVAFNMQGYGRALWLMHGMFRANGGCGYIKKPDFLLKDGSRGEVFDPDARLPIKTTLKVTLYMGEGWYYDFRHTHFDAYSPPDFYARVGIAGVPADSTMKKTKILEDNWIPNWDEVFEFPLTVPELAVLRIEVHEHDTSEKDDFGGQTSLPISELRKGIRAVPLHSRKGDEYNSVKLLMRFEFV from the exons ATGAATGCTCCGTTGTCTCATTACTTCATATACACTGGCCACAATTCTTATCTGACAGGGAATCAATTAAGTAGTGACTGCAGCGACGTTCCGATCATAAATGCATTGCATAGAGGCGTGAGAGTTATTGAATTGGATATATGGCCTAGTTCCGCTGGAGACGAGGTGGATGTTCTACATGGGAG GACATTGACCACCCCCGTTCAACTACTAAAATGTTTGAGATCAATCAAGGAACATGCTTTTACTGCCTCTGAATATCCTGTCATAATAACACTTGAGGACCATCTCACCCCGGACCTTCAGGCAAAAGTGGCCGAG ATGATCACCCAAACATTTGGAGAGATGCTATTTTCCCCTGGTCCAGAAAGCTTAAGACAATTTCCCACACCAGAATCTCTAAAGAAAAGGATTATTATATCAACCAAACCACCCAAAGAGTACTTAAAAGCCAAGGTTCTCGAATCAAAAAAGAGTGACTCAAAGAATGAAAGAAATTCAGCTACCGAAGCTTGGGGAAAAGAAGATAAAAGCTTTAAAGCCAATGACGATAAG GATTATGATTTAGATGAAGAtgttgatgatgaagaagaagatgatAACGAGTATCATAAGTCTCAGCAAAAGGTAGCACCAGAATATAGGCGGTTGATTGCTATTCATGCTGGGAAGGGGAAGGGTGGAATGCAGGAGTGGCTGAAGGTGGATCCTGATAAAGTGAGACGTCTTAGCTTGAGCGAGCAAGAGCTTGAAAAGGCCATTATAACTTATGGAAAAGATATAGTGAG GTTTACACGTAGGAATTTACTGAGAATATACCCAAAAGGTATACGTTTTGACTCATCCAATTACAATCCATTTATTGGATGGGCGCATGGGGCTCAATTGGTTGCATTTAACATGCAG GGGTATGGAAGAGCTCTTTGGTTGATGCATGGCATGTTCAGAGCCAATGGAGGCTGTGGATACATTAAAAAACCAGATTTTTTATTGAAGGATGGCTCACGTGGTGAGGTCTTTGATCCAGATGCTAGATTGCCAATCAAAACAACTTTGAAG GTGACTCTGTATATGGGTGAAGGATGGTATTATGACTTCCGTCATACACATTTCGATGCTTATTCTCCCCCAGATTTCTATGCAAGG GTAGGAATTGCTGGAGTTCCCGCAGATTCCACCATGAAGAAAACAAAGATTCTTGAAGACAACTGGATACCAAATTGGGATGAGGTGTTTGAGTTCCCATTAACAGTTCCTGAACTAGCAGTCCTTCGTATTGAAGTTCACGAACATGATACGTCTGAGAAGGATGACTTTGGAGGCCAAACATCCCTTCCCATATCGGAGTTGAGAAAAGGCATTCGGGCAGTTCCACTTCATTCTCGGAAGGGGGATGAGTACAATTCTGTGAAGCTTCTTATGCGATTTGAATTTGTTTGA
- the LOC140819898 gene encoding phosphoinositide phospholipase C 2-like isoform X1, whose translation MSKQSYRICFCFRRRFRLAAAEAPADIKDIFYDYSENGVMSADHLRRFLVEVQREENATVEDARDIMNETRHFNVFHRRGMNLEAFFKYLFGNGNPPINFKMGVHHDMNAPLSHYFIYTGHNSYLTGNQLSSDCSDVPIINALHRGVRVIELDIWPSSAGDEVDVLHGRTLTTPVQLLKCLRSIKEHAFTASEYPVIITLEDHLTPDLQAKVAEMITQTFGEMLFSPGPESLRQFPTPESLKKRIIISTKPPKEYLKAKVLESKKSDSKNERNSATEAWGKEDKSFKANDDKDYDLDEDVDDEEEDDNEYHKSQQKVAPEYRRLIAIHAGKGKGGMQEWLKVDPDKVRRLSLSEQELEKAIITYGKDIVRFTRRNLLRIYPKGIRFDSSNYNPFIGWAHGAQLVAFNMQGYGRALWLMHGMFRANGGCGYIKKPDFLLKDGSRGEVFDPDARLPIKTTLKVTLYMGEGWYYDFRHTHFDAYSPPDFYARVGIAGVPADSTMKKTKILEDNWIPNWDEVFEFPLTVPELAVLRIEVHEHDTSEKDDFGGQTSLPISELRKGIRAVPLHSRKGDEYNSVKLLMRFEFV comes from the exons ATGTCGAAGCAGTCGTACAGAATCTGCTTCTGCTTTCGCCGAAGGTTCCGTCTGGCAGCTGCAGAAGCACCGGCGGACATTAAGGATATTTTCTACGACTATTCCGAGAATGGGGTGATGAGCGCGGATCATCTGCGGCGGTTTCTCGTTGAGGTGCAGAGAGAGGAGAACGCGACGGTGGAGGACGCGCGGGATATAATGAATGAGACGAGACATTTCAACGTGTTTCATCGCCGGGGGATGAATCTCGAGGCCTTCTTCAAGTACTTGTTCGGGAACGGTAATCCGCCTATCAATTTCAAAATGGGG GTTCATCATGACATGAATGCTCCGTTGTCTCATTACTTCATATACACTGGCCACAATTCTTATCTGACAGGGAATCAATTAAGTAGTGACTGCAGCGACGTTCCGATCATAAATGCATTGCATAGAGGCGTGAGAGTTATTGAATTGGATATATGGCCTAGTTCCGCTGGAGACGAGGTGGATGTTCTACATGGGAG GACATTGACCACCCCCGTTCAACTACTAAAATGTTTGAGATCAATCAAGGAACATGCTTTTACTGCCTCTGAATATCCTGTCATAATAACACTTGAGGACCATCTCACCCCGGACCTTCAGGCAAAAGTGGCCGAG ATGATCACCCAAACATTTGGAGAGATGCTATTTTCCCCTGGTCCAGAAAGCTTAAGACAATTTCCCACACCAGAATCTCTAAAGAAAAGGATTATTATATCAACCAAACCACCCAAAGAGTACTTAAAAGCCAAGGTTCTCGAATCAAAAAAGAGTGACTCAAAGAATGAAAGAAATTCAGCTACCGAAGCTTGGGGAAAAGAAGATAAAAGCTTTAAAGCCAATGACGATAAG GATTATGATTTAGATGAAGAtgttgatgatgaagaagaagatgatAACGAGTATCATAAGTCTCAGCAAAAGGTAGCACCAGAATATAGGCGGTTGATTGCTATTCATGCTGGGAAGGGGAAGGGTGGAATGCAGGAGTGGCTGAAGGTGGATCCTGATAAAGTGAGACGTCTTAGCTTGAGCGAGCAAGAGCTTGAAAAGGCCATTATAACTTATGGAAAAGATATAGTGAG GTTTACACGTAGGAATTTACTGAGAATATACCCAAAAGGTATACGTTTTGACTCATCCAATTACAATCCATTTATTGGATGGGCGCATGGGGCTCAATTGGTTGCATTTAACATGCAG GGGTATGGAAGAGCTCTTTGGTTGATGCATGGCATGTTCAGAGCCAATGGAGGCTGTGGATACATTAAAAAACCAGATTTTTTATTGAAGGATGGCTCACGTGGTGAGGTCTTTGATCCAGATGCTAGATTGCCAATCAAAACAACTTTGAAG GTGACTCTGTATATGGGTGAAGGATGGTATTATGACTTCCGTCATACACATTTCGATGCTTATTCTCCCCCAGATTTCTATGCAAGG GTAGGAATTGCTGGAGTTCCCGCAGATTCCACCATGAAGAAAACAAAGATTCTTGAAGACAACTGGATACCAAATTGGGATGAGGTGTTTGAGTTCCCATTAACAGTTCCTGAACTAGCAGTCCTTCGTATTGAAGTTCACGAACATGATACGTCTGAGAAGGATGACTTTGGAGGCCAAACATCCCTTCCCATATCGGAGTTGAGAAAAGGCATTCGGGCAGTTCCACTTCATTCTCGGAAGGGGGATGAGTACAATTCTGTGAAGCTTCTTATGCGATTTGAATTTGTTTGA
- the LOC140824484 gene encoding uncharacterized protein has protein sequence MGFFKEEKALKKLAFLLVPRWMKTLFFLITLLVSLLLFSAPILLIITDVLLPTALFSASLPLPHPSFTLETLLINLNSYDFRLSLIDIPLVSIARSAIILCVYSLCDGPKLSRWPYLGVSTVCSAASLVFVSLKGSYVWMNGGYSSGGTYAKATELGLYISSLGLAIGHVAVAYRTSCRERRKLLVYKIDIEAVSACKNGFPKNQYFNKPRDARMKS, from the exons ATGGGTTTCTTCAAAGAAGAAAAAGCATTAAAGAAATTAGCATTTCTGTTAGTTCCAAGATGGATGAAGACTTTgttcttcttgatcactttgTTGGTTTCTTTACTCTTATTTTCAGCCCCGATTCTTCTGATAATCACCGACGTACTCCTTCCCACCGCTCTGTTTTCCGCTTCTCTTCCGCTGCCGCATCCTTCTTTCACTCTGGAAACCCTTTTGATCAATCTGAATAGCTACGACTTTCGCCTCTCCCTCATCGATATTCCTCTCGTCTCCATTGCTCGATCAGCTATCATTCTAT GTGTTTATAGTCTCTGCGACGGTCCGAAGTTGTCGAGGTGGCCGTACCTGGGCGTCTCCACCGTCTGCTCGGCGGCGTCGTTGGTATTTGTATCATTGAAGGGTTCCTACGTATGGATGAATGGCGGGTATTCAAGCGGCGGCACATATGCTAAAGCGACGGAATTGGGTTTATACATTTCGTCTTTAGGATTGGCCATTGGGCACGTAGCAGTGGCATATaggaccagttgcagggagcgaAGAAAACTTCTTGTTTACAAAATCGACATTGAAGCT GTATCTGCTTGCAAGAATGGGTTTCCTAAAAATCAGTACTTCAACAAGCCAAGAGATGCTCGTATGAAGAGCTGA
- the LOC140819909 gene encoding nuclear pore complex protein NUP88 isoform X3, producing the protein MRFSYELTETDDRQSVSPPPSGSTPKAELQWLPLQSHPIFPTATISAASAARTPTNLMAWDGASRLYVWDSHKKCLHWVSIRLGDPDPDSISAGFPSKVLQADVPVCFDVSKISINRNGSALLLAGQDGLRVIYLYGRASREENTIICRTVSIGSEIYFGSNNSIRILQISWHPFSDTHLGVLSSDSVFRMFDLSAAIGQPEQEYYLQPGELGLSGNAAAICPVDFSFGADHLWDKFSIFFLFSDGSTYIICPIVPFGSVYKWESLLEMHNDACTFGLKSANSKAVNNSNLAISWLESTFPELALQEGVGGNIFAVKAQPFVLMDASVLLQGPLRKVCHGVTENAVIQKGACEGRAISLLYNLVGKDSILMTAWSGGQLQLDALADEIQPVWKMGSAPRVCVDSLGQMFGAAMICELAPTNLSILKLDQPPNDTFWLGYPPPLLRLAIVDLALPNKGGSLISMASDPLVPERIFCLHDGGIDSIVLHFLPFTSQTSGKEKQMKTPSVFSVLSTCPGESSSPEPLHGFLTLSDSSGGSWIVGLTSSHECVVLYMETWNELLTHAIYSERETVSLEEATDADTLTVISKELLSGPKVVLLPSTAPNLRSVTADSIEGRSMLHQYFKLFHENYVEYAHKVIFYYICPHIHVLFKNLFMLSIN; encoded by the exons ATGAGGTTCAGCTACGAGTTAACTGAAACCGACGACCGCCAATCGGTTTCTCCTCCGCCGTCGGGTTCAACTCCAAAGGCTGAGCTCCAATGGCTTCCACTTCAAAGCCACCCTATCTTTCCAACCGCCACTATATCCGCGGCCTCCGCCGCCAGAACGCCGACGAATCTTATGGCATGGGACGGAGCTTCTCGACTCTACGTATGGGACTCTCACAAGAAATGTCTGCACTGGGTCTCGATTCGATTGGGTGATCCCGACCCGGATTCCATCTCCGCCGGTTTCCCGTCTAAG GTGTTGCAAGCAGATGTCCCAGTTTGTTTTGATGTCAGTAAGATTTCCATAAACAGAAATGGATCTGCATTGCTTCTTGCTGGGCAGGATGGCTTACGTGTTATATACCTTTATGGGCGAGCATCAAGGGAAGAGAATACTATCATCTGtag GACTGTTTCTATTGGTTCAGAAATTTACTTTGGAAGCAACAATTCCATACGCATTCTTCAGATTTCTTGGCACCCTTTCAGTGACACTCACCTGGGAGTTCTTTCCTCGGATTCTGTTTTCAG AATGTTTGATTTGTCTGCAGCAATTGGGCAACCAGAACAGGAATATTATTTGCAACCTGGAGAACTTGGTCTTTCTGGAAATGCAGCAGCAATATGTCCTGTTGATTTCTCTTTTGGGGCGGATCATTTGTGGGACAAGTTCAGT ATTTTTTTCTTGTTTAGTGATGGATCAACATACATCATTTGCCCGATTGTTCCTTTTGGAAG TGTGTATAAATGGGAATCGCTATTGGAAATGCATAATGATGCTTGTACATTTGGGCTTAAATCTGCCAACTCAAAAGCTGTTAACAATTCTAATCTGGCAATCTCTTGGCTGGAGTCAACATTTCCTGAATTAGCTCTCCAAGAAGGAGTTGGTGGAAATATATTCGCTGTCAAAGCTCAGCCTTTTGTTTTAATGGATGCATCTGTTTTATTGCAG GGTCCTCTTCGTAAAGTGTGTCATGGTGTGACAGAAAATGCTGTAATTCAGAAAGGAGCGTGTGAAGGGCGTGCGATCAGTCTTCTTTACAATTTAGTCGGAAAAGATTCAATTCTTATGACGGCTTGGAGTGGTGGGCAACTACAACTGGATGCTTTAGCTGATGAAATTCAGCCAGTCTGGAAGATGGGTAGTGCACCCCGTGTTTGTGTTGATTCACTTGGTCAGATGTTTGGTGCTGCTATGATTTGTGAACTTGCTCCCACAAATCTCTCGATCCTGAAGCTTGATCAACCTCCTAATGATACTTTTTGGTTGGGTTATCCACCTCCTTTACTCCGTCTGGCTATTGTGGATTTAGCTTTGCCTAATAAAGGTGGTTCTCTAATTTCGATGGCTTCTGATCCTCTCGTTCCAGAAAGAATATTTTGCCTTCATGATGGCGGGATAGACTCGATTGTCTTGCATTTTCTCCCTTTCACTAGTCAAACCAGTGGCAAGgaaaaacaaatgaagactCCATCTGTCTTTTCTGTTCTTAGCACATGCCCTGGAGAATCCTCCTCACCAGAGCCCCTTCATGGTTTCTTGACATTGTCAGATTCATCTGGAGGTTCATGGATTGTGGGGCTTACTTCTTCTCATGAATGTGTAGTGCTTTACATGGAGACCTGGAATGAATTGCTTACTCATGCTATTTATAGTGAGAGGGAAACTGTTTCCCTGGAAGAGGCAACAGATGCAGATACTCTCACAGTAATCAGCAAAGAACTCCTTAGTGGGCCTAAGGTAGTTCTATTACCCTCAACCGCACCAAATTTACGCTCTGTGACTGCTGATTCTATTGAAGGACGATCAATGCTTCATCAGTATTTCAAGCTTTTTCATGAAAATTATGTGGAGTATGCACACAAGGTAATATTTTACTATATATGTCCGCATATCCATGTCTTGTTTAAAAATCTATTTATGCTTTCCATAAATTAG